From the Musa acuminata AAA Group cultivar baxijiao chromosome BXJ1-2, Cavendish_Baxijiao_AAA, whole genome shotgun sequence genome, one window contains:
- the LOC135595938 gene encoding adenylate isopentenyltransferase 5, chloroplastic-like: MGSFKSRGGKDKVVFVMGATGTGKSRLAVDVAIHFGGEIVNSDKMQVYDGLDVVTNKVTDEERMGVPHHLLGGLPPDADFSASDFRRAATLQVESIARRGRLPIVAGGSNSYIEELVEGAGREFWRRYECCFLWVDVQLPVLHKFVAERVDRMVERGLVEEVRGLFDPDVADYSRGVRRAIGVPEMDRYLRAEAAEADEATKARLLEAAIDEIKANTCKLTCCQLQKIHRLCTLSGWNVHRVDATDVFRRAGKEVDEAWASLVAGPSVEIVAEFLHQAPAAEPKAAAREAQQFAAVNNKKGASLMNGAVGRDMVVKVASSLVGATV, translated from the coding sequence ATGGGATCCTTCAAGAGCCGTGGTGGGAAGGACAAGGTGGTGTTCGTGATGGGCGCCACGGGCACCGGCAAGTCCAGGCTCGCTGTCGACGTGGCCATCCATTTCGGCGGCGAGATCGTCAACTCCGACAAAATGCAGGTGTACGATGGCCTTGACGTCGTCACCAACAAAGTCACCGATGAGGAACGTATGGGGGTGCCCCACCACCTGCTCGGTGGGTTGCCTCCTGACGCGGACTTCAGCGCGTCGGACTTCCGCCGGGCGGCGACGCTGCAGGTGGAGTCGATCGCGCGGCGGGGGCGGCTCCCCATCGTGGCGGGGGGGTCGAACTCGTACATCGAGGAGCTGGTCGAGGGGGCGGGTAGGGAGTTCTGGCGGCGGTACGAGTGCTGCTTCCTGTGGGTGGACGTGCAGCTGCCGGTGCTGCACAAGTTCGTGGCGGAGCGGGTGGACCGCATGGTGGAGCGGGGACTGGTGGAGGAGGTGCGGGGGCTGTTCGACCCGGACGTGGCAGACTACTCCCGGGGAGTGCGCCGCGCGATCGGGGTGCCGGAGATGGACCGCTACCTCCGCGCGGAGGCGGCGGAGGCCGACGAGGCCACCAAGGCGAGGCTGCTGGAGGCGGCGATCGACGAGATCAAGGCCAACACGTGCAAGCTGACCTGCTGCCAGCTGCAGAAGATCCACCGGCTCTGCACGCTGTCGGGGTGGAACGTGCACAGGGTGGACGCCACCGACGTGTTCCGGAGGGCCGGGAAGGAGGTGGACGAGGCGTGGGCGTCTCTGGTGGCGGGCCCCAGCGTGGAGATCGTGGCAGAGTTCTTGCACCAAGCGCCGGCAGCGGAACCGAAGGCGGCGGCGCGCGAGGCGCAGCAGTTCGCCGCGGTCAACAACAAGAAGGGGGCTTCCTTGATGAATGGAGCAGTGGGCAGGGACATGGTGGTCAAGGTCGCCTCCTCCCTTGTGGGGGCCACGGTCTGA